One Streptomyces hundungensis DNA segment encodes these proteins:
- a CDS encoding HAD family hydrolase: MRYDLIIFDNDGVLVDSEPISNTILSGYLTELGHATSYEDSLRDYMGAAVHRVHDLIEERTGRKLPADFDETLHARIFAAFERELQPVPGVTDVLGKLVAEGVPYCVASSGTHERIRVGHRRTGLDEWFEEEWVFSAEDVGRGKPAPDLFLRAAERMGVAPERCVVIEDSRLGIEAARAAGMDVYAFTAMTPADRLEGANGHFGDMGQLLGLLA, from the coding sequence ATGCGCTATGACCTCATCATCTTCGACAACGACGGCGTGCTCGTCGACAGCGAGCCCATCTCGAACACCATCCTGTCCGGGTACCTCACGGAGCTCGGCCACGCCACCTCGTACGAGGATTCCCTGCGTGACTACATGGGGGCCGCCGTCCACCGCGTACACGACCTCATCGAGGAGCGGACCGGGCGGAAGCTGCCGGCGGACTTCGACGAGACGCTGCACGCGCGGATCTTCGCCGCGTTCGAGCGGGAGCTCCAGCCCGTCCCGGGAGTCACCGACGTCCTGGGCAAGCTCGTCGCCGAAGGGGTGCCGTACTGCGTGGCGTCGTCGGGGACGCACGAGCGGATCAGAGTGGGGCACCGGCGCACCGGGCTCGACGAGTGGTTCGAGGAGGAGTGGGTGTTCTCCGCGGAGGACGTCGGGCGGGGCAAGCCGGCGCCGGACCTGTTCCTGCGTGCGGCCGAACGCATGGGGGTCGCGCCCGAACGGTGTGTCGTCATCGAGGACAGCCGGCTCGGGATCGAGGCCGCGCGGGCCGCGGGCATGGACGTGTACGCCTTCACGGCGATGACGCCCGCCGACCGCCTCGAGGGCGCCAACGGGCACTTCGG